One stretch of Paenibacillus sp. FSL R5-0341 DNA includes these proteins:
- a CDS encoding DHA2 family efflux MFS transporter permease subunit: MILGAFLATLNQTIMSVATPELMGDFNISAATAQWLTTGYMLVNGVLIPITAYFMQRFSTKQLFQASMFIFLIGTIVSALATNFGTLLTGRMIQAAGAGIIMPLLMNVILTLFAPEKRGSAMGMVGFAIIFAPAIGPTLAGYILENYSWQTMFYGMIPLTLIVIAFAFVYLKNVSERVSTKFDTMSVVLSTIGFGALLYGFSRAGSLGWSSAEVLICIAAGIVALALFTWRQLASDTPLLDLRAFKYNMFSLTTVISIAITMIMYADMMLLPLYLQNARGYTALESGLLLLPGALVMGFLMPVAGKLFDRFGAKWLAVIGMVITIVTTIGFIDLTDSTSYGYLVLMSTGRRIGMALLMMPIQTAGLNQLPPRLGAHGTAISNTVRQVAGAVGTSLLVSVMTSRTTAHVQDMMATGAANGLTQQQLATESMIQGINDAYVVIIGIAVVGLVLSFFIKRTKQAKEEEIKQVVRQKVSMNSN; encoded by the coding sequence ATGATTTTGGGAGCCTTCCTTGCAACGTTGAATCAAACGATCATGAGTGTCGCTACACCGGAGCTGATGGGTGATTTTAACATCTCAGCCGCAACAGCACAATGGTTAACGACAGGTTACATGCTGGTGAACGGGGTGCTGATCCCCATCACGGCTTACTTCATGCAACGCTTTTCAACCAAGCAATTATTCCAAGCTTCGATGTTTATTTTCCTGATTGGTACCATTGTATCCGCTCTTGCAACTAATTTTGGTACATTGCTGACAGGACGCATGATTCAAGCAGCGGGCGCCGGCATCATCATGCCGCTCTTGATGAACGTTATTTTGACCTTGTTTGCTCCTGAAAAACGAGGATCTGCAATGGGTATGGTTGGTTTTGCCATCATTTTTGCCCCTGCCATTGGGCCTACCCTTGCCGGTTATATTTTGGAGAACTACTCTTGGCAAACCATGTTCTACGGCATGATTCCATTAACTCTTATTGTCATTGCCTTTGCGTTTGTATACCTGAAGAATGTATCCGAACGGGTCAGCACGAAGTTCGACACGATGAGTGTTGTGTTATCCACCATCGGATTCGGCGCATTGCTGTATGGCTTCAGTAGAGCAGGAAGTCTAGGATGGTCAAGTGCAGAAGTACTTATCTGTATTGCCGCTGGTATAGTTGCTCTTGCGCTGTTCACATGGCGTCAGCTTGCTTCAGATACTCCCCTGCTTGATCTGCGGGCTTTCAAGTACAACATGTTCTCCCTGACCACGGTCATCAGTATTGCGATTACGATGATCATGTATGCTGACATGATGTTGCTTCCCTTGTATCTCCAGAACGCACGTGGTTACACTGCACTGGAGTCTGGATTATTGCTCCTTCCGGGTGCCCTTGTTATGGGCTTCCTGATGCCTGTAGCCGGAAAATTGTTTGACCGATTTGGTGCGAAATGGCTGGCTGTGATCGGGATGGTGATCACCATCGTGACGACAATTGGTTTCATCGATTTAACGGATTCAACCAGTTATGGTTACCTAGTATTAATGTCAACCGGTCGCCGAATTGGTATGGCTTTGCTCATGATGCCGATTCAAACTGCGGGACTTAACCAACTTCCACCAAGACTCGGCGCACATGGTACAGCCATCTCCAACACCGTCAGACAAGTTGCGGGTGCGGTAGGTACTTCATTGCTCGTGAGTGTCATGACTTCCCGTACAACGGCACACGTACAGGATATGATGGCAACTGGTGCAGCCAATGGCCTTACTCAACAACAGCTTGCCACAGAATCCATGATCCAGGGTATCAATGATGCTTATGTCGTGATTATCGGTATCGCTGTCGTGGGATTGGTTCTTTCCTTCTTTATCAAACGTACCAAACAAGCGAAAGAGGAAGAAATCAAACAGGTTGTTAGACAAAAAGTTTCCATGAATTCAAATTAA
- a CDS encoding TetR/AcrR family transcriptional regulator produces MKDEKKSAVDPRILRTRQLIRGAFVELLQEMDIEKLSVNKIAERATINRVTFYLHYRDITDMMEKMADEMIEHIERIVDEYAPHFEKQRTEEAWPVLVKLLEHFAENASFYQVVLATKRTPIFTERLLKLLSTLVKAKIDRVEMEDELEESGIHKEIAIWYGSSALIGTIVAWLRNDMPYSPHFLAKQFSLIRSYSYNDLI; encoded by the coding sequence GTGAAAGACGAGAAGAAATCAGCCGTGGACCCAAGAATATTGCGAACGCGTCAGTTAATTCGAGGTGCATTTGTTGAATTACTGCAGGAAATGGATATTGAAAAATTGTCAGTGAACAAAATTGCCGAACGAGCGACGATCAATCGGGTAACCTTCTACCTGCATTATCGCGATATTACCGATATGATGGAGAAGATGGCTGACGAGATGATCGAGCATATTGAACGGATCGTGGATGAATATGCCCCTCATTTTGAGAAGCAAAGGACGGAAGAGGCTTGGCCTGTTCTGGTCAAGTTACTGGAGCATTTTGCTGAGAACGCCTCATTCTATCAGGTCGTTCTTGCTACGAAGCGCACACCGATCTTTACCGAGCGACTGCTCAAATTGTTGAGTACGCTGGTCAAAGCCAAAATTGATCGAGTCGAGATGGAGGATGAACTCGAAGAATCCGGCATACACAAGGAGATTGCAATCTGGTATGGTTCTTCCGCCCTGATCGGCACCATTGTCGCCTGGCTGCGTAACGACATGCCTTATTCCCCGCATTTTCTGGCGAAACAATTCTCGTTGATTCGCTCGTACTCGTATAATGACCTGATATAA
- a CDS encoding GNAT family N-acetyltransferase, with protein MKYSAERIYVRFWNVEDASLLLDLQVRNRVEIEKISASNRDETFYSLEGQRSLIESWNKKREEGKRYSFGIFLHTTNQLVGEISLFEIILDSTPKWIAGYVTDILHQGKGYMSEALQCVLEFAKQETEITRIEAGAVPDNIGSIRVLQKAGFKENGSQPVPIQGTMKEHTMFAVDLL; from the coding sequence ATGAAATATAGTGCAGAACGTATCTATGTGAGATTTTGGAATGTGGAAGATGCTTCATTACTTCTGGATCTACAAGTTCGTAATCGTGTGGAAATAGAGAAAATCTCTGCGAGTAATCGGGATGAGACTTTCTATAGTTTGGAAGGACAACGGTCACTCATTGAAAGCTGGAACAAGAAGAGAGAAGAGGGAAAGCGCTATTCTTTTGGCATTTTTCTACATACAACGAATCAACTCGTCGGTGAGATTTCTTTGTTCGAGATCATATTGGATTCTACCCCAAAATGGATCGCTGGTTATGTAACGGATATTTTGCATCAAGGAAAAGGATATATGAGCGAAGCCCTGCAATGTGTGCTGGAATTTGCCAAGCAAGAAACTGAAATTACTCGAATCGAAGCTGGCGCTGTACCCGATAATATAGGCTCCATTCGTGTCCTTCAAAAAGCAGGATTCAAGGAGAATGGATCACAGCCTGTGCCAATCCAGGGAACGATGAAAGAACATACGATGTTTGCTGTGGACTTACTATAA
- a CDS encoding response regulator transcription factor: protein MATILVADDDANIRELVCLFLKNDGFTTVEAADGKEALTVYGETTVDLVVLDIMMPVMDGWALCKELRRANPDLPLLMLTARGETWEKVKGFELGTDDYLTKPFDPLELTARVRALLKRYKIGSTHTIQFGNVILDRQTYKVMRGAEVLTLPLKEFELLYKLAGTPGQVYTREQLIDQIWGIDYAGDDRTIDVHIKRLRERFATTPDFRIETVRGLGYRLEVHE, encoded by the coding sequence ATGGCTACTATACTCGTTGCTGACGACGATGCGAACATTCGCGAACTTGTCTGTCTATTTCTCAAAAATGATGGATTCACTACTGTGGAAGCTGCGGACGGTAAGGAAGCTCTCACCGTGTATGGCGAAACTACAGTTGATCTGGTTGTGCTTGATATTATGATGCCTGTCATGGATGGCTGGGCGCTGTGCAAGGAACTCCGAAGAGCCAATCCCGACCTCCCATTACTCATGCTAACGGCGAGAGGCGAGACTTGGGAGAAGGTGAAAGGCTTCGAACTGGGCACGGATGATTACCTAACGAAACCGTTCGATCCATTGGAGCTGACCGCACGTGTCCGAGCATTACTGAAACGATACAAAATTGGCTCCACACATACAATCCAGTTTGGCAACGTAATTCTGGACCGTCAGACATATAAGGTGATGAGAGGCGCGGAGGTGCTTACGTTGCCACTTAAGGAGTTTGAACTTCTGTATAAGCTTGCTGGGACTCCAGGCCAAGTCTATACACGTGAGCAGTTGATCGATCAGATCTGGGGTATTGATTACGCGGGAGATGATCGAACAATAGATGTACATATTAAACGTCTGCGCGAACGATTCGCAACTACACCTGATTTTCGAATTGAAACGGTGCGTGGGCTGGGGTACAGACTTGAGGTCCATGAATGA
- a CDS encoding HAMP domain-containing sensor histidine kinase produces the protein MIRSIYIRVVLTFLGSVIAGTVISFFVSTWIFEEKLNENAQINLRNFGQDVVQIYKALPVREADLYVSGMKQLSSYHIRIYEASGEFKSYGKLNGHKSAAVTSEQLKKVLDGGVVQETTSGIATGFLGLPLKTETGTKGIFLETLAPPSTSFVIRWGLIFASCSLIAGSLLILVASVYLVRPIKKLTKATKRIAAGDFNVKLNIKQTTEIGTLARSFEEMMHDLKQLEQMRREFVTNVSHEVQSPLTSISGYASALKQVNLSEQERNRYLDIIISEAKRMSKMSDSLLKLSLLESQSQQLRLSSLSLDEQIRRVIVALQPQWSGRNIHFELDLENIKVTADHDQLNQVWTNIIGNSIKFSEDGGMIKVRIEEDFKNVTIRISDTGIGIPMEDQKRIFDRFFKADRSHSRKYDGSGMGLAIVKQIVSLHQGDIRVESEPGQGTTFMITLPIHPPTDS, from the coding sequence ATGATTCGATCCATATATATTCGTGTGGTACTGACCTTTCTGGGGTCTGTCATCGCTGGTACGGTCATTTCATTTTTTGTGTCTACCTGGATATTCGAAGAAAAGTTGAACGAAAACGCTCAAATTAACCTACGAAACTTCGGGCAAGACGTTGTGCAGATTTATAAGGCTCTTCCAGTGCGTGAAGCGGACTTGTACGTCAGTGGAATGAAACAGCTCAGCTCCTATCATATTCGAATTTACGAAGCATCAGGTGAGTTCAAGTCTTACGGAAAGCTTAACGGACATAAGTCTGCTGCTGTGACGAGCGAGCAACTAAAGAAAGTGTTAGATGGGGGCGTTGTTCAAGAAACAACGAGTGGGATTGCTACAGGGTTCTTAGGGTTACCGTTGAAAACGGAGACGGGAACGAAAGGGATATTTTTGGAAACACTTGCGCCGCCTTCAACCTCTTTTGTGATCAGGTGGGGCTTAATCTTTGCAAGCTGTTCGTTGATTGCAGGAAGCTTGTTGATTCTTGTTGCTTCTGTATATCTGGTGAGACCGATCAAGAAATTGACCAAAGCGACCAAGCGGATTGCAGCTGGAGATTTCAACGTCAAGCTGAACATTAAGCAAACCACTGAGATTGGTACGTTGGCTCGCAGCTTTGAAGAAATGATGCACGATCTGAAGCAGTTGGAGCAGATGCGCAGGGAATTCGTTACGAATGTTTCGCACGAGGTTCAGTCTCCACTCACCTCGATATCCGGTTACGCTTCGGCACTGAAGCAAGTTAACCTCTCGGAGCAAGAGCGAAACCGTTACCTGGATATTATCATCTCCGAAGCGAAACGAATGTCCAAAATGAGCGATAGCCTGCTCAAGCTGAGTTTGCTTGAATCGCAATCCCAGCAACTTCGGCTGAGCTCCTTAAGTCTTGATGAACAGATCAGGCGGGTCATCGTGGCGCTTCAGCCGCAATGGTCGGGGCGCAACATTCATTTCGAGCTTGATTTAGAGAATATTAAGGTAACGGCTGACCACGATCAGTTAAATCAGGTATGGACCAACATTATCGGAAATAGCATCAAGTTTTCCGAGGATGGCGGTATGATTAAAGTCCGTATCGAAGAGGATTTCAAAAATGTGACTATTCGAATATCCGACACGGGCATTGGTATTCCGATGGAAGACCAAAAACGTATATTCGACCGTTTTTTCAAGGCAGATCGTTCCCACAGTCGTAAATATGACGGGAGTGGTATGGGACTTGCAATCGTTAAACAGATCGTATCGCTTCATCAGGGTGACATCCGAGTGGAAAGCGAACCTGGTCAAGGCACGACCTTTATGATCACGTTGCCCATCCATCCACCAACGGATAGTTAA
- a CDS encoding alpha/beta hydrolase, which produces MKHQGDKGVQSQSQNKRKTKKVLGILLKVLAAIVIVILLFIATVYTVNKISSYSEQKRMEPYGQHVSVDGKNMNVFIQGEGEETIVLLPGFGTASPALDFKPLISELSPYYKVVVVEPFGYGLSDQTEKERSTANIVSEIHEALQSLHIDRYILMGHSISGIYSLDYVNKYADEVSAYVGLDTSVPAISEQKVEASEIVPITWYRNLGFPRLQLKMSDDPYAGLPYDEQTKEQLNILIQKNMFNPTQLNEIVSMYSNFKTAEQLTLPVNLPVLFFVQKNHPAVDNWVPEHEKLIEDSVRGEMVLLEANHYLYRSHAKEIAEQFRSFMLGVQ; this is translated from the coding sequence GTGAAACATCAAGGAGACAAAGGAGTACAGAGTCAGAGTCAAAATAAAAGAAAAACAAAGAAAGTGTTAGGCATTTTGCTTAAAGTGCTTGCCGCAATCGTTATCGTAATCCTACTTTTTATAGCCACGGTGTATACCGTTAACAAAATCAGTAGTTATTCGGAGCAAAAAAGAATGGAGCCGTATGGTCAACATGTATCTGTGGACGGGAAAAATATGAATGTGTTCATTCAAGGTGAAGGTGAGGAAACGATTGTGCTTTTGCCTGGCTTTGGAACGGCGTCACCTGCTCTTGATTTTAAACCACTTATCTCAGAGTTATCTCCATATTATAAAGTCGTCGTCGTTGAGCCCTTTGGTTACGGATTGAGCGATCAGACCGAAAAGGAACGCAGTACAGCGAATATCGTCAGTGAAATTCATGAAGCGTTACAGAGTCTACATATTGATCGTTACATCCTCATGGGTCATTCCATCTCGGGCATCTATAGTCTGGATTATGTGAACAAATATGCAGATGAAGTAAGTGCATACGTTGGGCTGGACACCAGTGTTCCCGCGATTAGTGAACAGAAGGTTGAAGCATCGGAAATCGTACCGATTACATGGTACCGTAACTTGGGTTTCCCACGTTTGCAATTGAAAATGAGTGATGATCCATATGCTGGGCTACCGTATGATGAACAAACCAAAGAACAATTGAACATTTTGATACAAAAGAACATGTTTAATCCAACTCAATTGAACGAGATTGTAAGTATGTATTCCAACTTTAAAACAGCTGAACAGCTAACGTTGCCTGTCAATCTCCCGGTTCTTTTCTTTGTACAAAAGAATCATCCGGCAGTGGACAATTGGGTTCCTGAACACGAGAAGTTAATAGAGGACTCTGTGCGTGGTGAAATGGTTCTGCTGGAAGCAAATCATTATTTATACCGTTCCCATGCCAAAGAAATAGCGGAACAATTCAGGAGTTTTATGCTGGGAGTTCAATAA
- a CDS encoding alpha/beta hydrolase yields MTQPEGKKAKNRTRVKKVRNIILKVLGAIVIAIILFLGIVYITNVISSNSEAKKIEPYGQHVSVDGKNMNVFIQGEGKETIVLLPGYGTATPVLDFKLLIDELSPFYKVVAVEPFGYGLSDETEKERTTENIVSEVHEALQQLDIHQYMLMGHSIAGIYGIDYVNKYPDEVTAFVGIDSSVSTQPSITDAKFPLKTFAFLRNTGLLRLMMKAGADPYEGLAFDEQTVEQMKMISNKNMYNPTSLNEMDHIYSNFKDAQGLRFPKNLPLLLFVQANNEGVEGWIPLHEGQIKDSVHGKVITMDGSHYLHHTQFKKIAEDVRAFLNEAK; encoded by the coding sequence TTGACACAACCAGAAGGAAAGAAAGCCAAGAATAGAACCAGGGTCAAGAAGGTACGAAATATTATACTTAAAGTACTAGGAGCAATCGTAATCGCCATTATTCTTTTTCTAGGTATTGTTTATATCACCAATGTGATCAGTAGCAATTCAGAGGCGAAAAAGATAGAACCTTATGGTCAGCATGTATCTGTAGACGGGAAAAATATGAATGTGTTCATTCAAGGTGAAGGCAAGGAAACGATTGTACTTCTACCCGGTTATGGAACAGCAACACCAGTGCTTGATTTCAAGTTGCTTATCGATGAGTTATCTCCATTTTACAAAGTTGTTGCAGTTGAGCCTTTCGGTTATGGATTAAGTGATGAAACTGAAAAAGAAAGAACCACAGAGAATATCGTAAGTGAAGTTCATGAAGCTCTACAGCAACTTGATATTCATCAGTACATGCTCATGGGTCACTCCATTGCAGGCATTTACGGCATTGACTATGTGAACAAATATCCGGATGAGGTAACTGCTTTTGTCGGTATTGATAGCAGCGTTTCTACCCAACCAAGTATTACAGATGCGAAGTTCCCATTAAAAACGTTTGCTTTTCTCCGAAATACAGGTCTCTTAAGATTAATGATGAAGGCGGGTGCGGACCCCTATGAGGGACTTGCATTCGATGAACAGACGGTTGAGCAGATGAAAATGATCTCGAATAAAAACATGTATAATCCCACGTCATTAAACGAGATGGATCATATTTATTCCAATTTTAAAGATGCTCAAGGTTTAAGGTTCCCTAAAAATCTTCCACTTCTTCTCTTTGTACAAGCGAATAATGAAGGGGTAGAAGGATGGATTCCATTACATGAAGGACAGATCAAAGATTCGGTACATGGGAAAGTAATCACCATGGATGGTTCACATTATTTACACCATACGCAATTCAAAAAAATTGCTGAAGACGTTAGAGCTTTTTTGAACGAAGCGAAATAA
- a CDS encoding alpha/beta fold hydrolase: MRLFEILLVLSCLALLIDLLFIKRSAKKTGLGVGIGSSVILVVQLLVEGYRWQLLVVYIMTALFIIIVLLRHFQKINSLKIGKLLKYSLSSLIVILLVGTTVLSVYLPVFNLPKLDGPEKVGTQTFHLTDQNRDEIFTEDQSDKRELMVQFWYPTENMNNNKRDTLFPKDKEMFKKYIQSFSTSLKLPEFVLNYWKYSQTNSYENVEILPSASPYPVVLLSHGMGTSRVLHASQAENLASHGYIVVTIDHTYSTFATLFPDGRVTDYKKSTTTLDERIKTGDIWTKDVEFVIDQIVKLNSGAIESQFKGKIDLDHIGAMGHSFGGATAFNATYLDPRIKAGVNMDGSLYEVENRDDINKPFMFIRSGSFEDWLVNFEMDRNSDDEVTKSLSDELHIMKKVIEHEGDVIYIEGTQHFNFTDLQFYSELVKLSGITGDINGKRGSNIVNEYVLDFFNKQLKGTGGDLIQGPNDLYPEVKFVDPEEL; this comes from the coding sequence ATGAGATTATTTGAGATACTTTTAGTTTTATCCTGTTTGGCTTTACTTATAGACCTACTATTTATTAAAAGAAGTGCAAAGAAAACAGGCTTGGGTGTGGGGATCGGAAGTAGCGTTATACTCGTAGTTCAATTGTTGGTTGAGGGATACCGATGGCAGTTGCTTGTGGTATATATCATGACTGCTTTATTCATAATCATCGTTTTACTGAGACATTTCCAAAAGATAAACAGTCTAAAAATAGGGAAGTTGTTGAAATATAGTTTATCTTCCTTAATCGTCATTCTGCTTGTTGGTACTACTGTCTTGTCTGTATACTTACCTGTCTTTAATTTGCCGAAGCTTGATGGTCCAGAGAAAGTAGGTACTCAAACATTTCATTTAACAGACCAGAACAGAGACGAAATCTTCACTGAAGATCAAAGCGACAAGAGGGAACTAATGGTTCAATTCTGGTACCCTACTGAGAATATGAATAACAACAAGCGTGACACGCTGTTTCCAAAAGATAAAGAAATGTTCAAAAAGTATATTCAGAGCTTCTCTACTTCTTTAAAACTGCCTGAATTTGTGCTCAACTACTGGAAGTATAGTCAAACCAACTCTTATGAAAATGTAGAAATATTACCTTCTGCAAGTCCTTATCCCGTGGTACTGCTATCTCATGGCATGGGAACCAGTAGAGTTTTACATGCATCACAGGCCGAGAATCTGGCCAGTCATGGGTATATCGTGGTCACCATCGATCATACGTATAGCACCTTTGCTACCCTTTTTCCGGACGGCCGTGTAACGGATTATAAAAAAAGTACGACTACACTAGATGAACGTATAAAAACAGGGGATATATGGACGAAAGACGTGGAGTTTGTAATCGATCAAATCGTAAAGCTGAATTCAGGTGCAATCGAAAGTCAGTTTAAAGGAAAAATAGATCTAGATCACATCGGCGCGATGGGTCATTCTTTTGGGGGTGCAACCGCGTTTAATGCAACGTATTTAGATCCTCGAATCAAGGCTGGGGTTAATATGGATGGGTCATTATATGAAGTGGAAAATAGAGATGATATAAACAAGCCGTTTATGTTCATCCGATCGGGAAGTTTTGAAGACTGGTTAGTCAATTTTGAAATGGATCGAAATTCGGATGACGAAGTAACTAAATCTCTATCAGATGAGCTTCACATTATGAAGAAAGTTATCGAACATGAGGGGGATGTGATTTATATAGAAGGAACCCAACACTTCAATTTCACAGACCTTCAATTCTATTCGGAGCTGGTTAAACTGTCCGGGATCACAGGAGATATCAATGGTAAAAGAGGATCAAACATCGTAAACGAATATGTACTCGATTTCTTTAACAAGCAACTGAAAGGAACGGGTGGAGATTTGATTCAGGGACCGAACGACTTGTATCCGGAGGTGAAATTTGTAGACCCAGAAGAGCTCTAA
- a CDS encoding serine hydrolase domain-containing protein: MGWQKGKRTSITALTLVLTMLAPMSVMAAPATSNNSDLTYEPTKKIVAEKAKILTETYDTTSVQYALIDGGEIVVSGQIGKNDLKDKVPLTSNTIYGIGSTSKMVLTAAVMKLVDEEKINLDLPVVNYLPDFKMKDQRYTQITPRMLLNHSSGLLGSTGSNATLYGDNDTYSHDTFLDQLANQNLKADPGAYSVYSNDGFTLAEIMVERVSGMSFTNFIHHYITEPLDMKHTKTPQDVVDPADMAGIYSLLVEGQLPQENYNIIATGGIYSTAEDLVKFSQIFTGEVEGILSSKSVEAMAQEEYKRGMWPEESDTSISYGLGWDSVNLFPFSEYGIKAITKGGDTISYHSSLIVLPEYNLAAAVTSSGGTSARDQFIASELLLSALEEKGIITERKPEKSFGVPVKADMPKEVPMNAGIYGANNSVKKIEMNHAGQLTVSSLTAPSNPAQEYTYTVDGTFVNDAGTEKLKFVTEQNGSTYLWSRSYISLPGLGQLAFSEYTAEKLEANELSQAIIASWEKREGKRYYVINQKYTSTVYLHSSPILSFHMNEENPGYMSNSKIVGANKAVTELQIPGMAGRDTKEIYFSEKNGVEYIEAVGSVYASEELVKPLYSGKQSVTTIQADGYAKWFSIPETVKGKVMTVKMPANGAFAVYDQKGVYINHTVISGKNEVDLPENGRIVFAGDVDSKFEISLK, translated from the coding sequence ATGGGATGGCAAAAGGGAAAACGCACTTCAATCACCGCCTTAACGCTGGTGTTAACGATGTTAGCTCCAATGTCAGTCATGGCCGCACCAGCTACGAGTAACAACAGCGATCTGACGTATGAACCAACCAAGAAAATAGTAGCAGAGAAAGCGAAGATCCTTACCGAGACGTATGATACGACCAGTGTGCAATATGCATTAATCGATGGTGGAGAGATTGTGGTGTCTGGTCAGATAGGCAAGAACGATCTAAAGGACAAGGTGCCACTTACTTCCAATACAATCTATGGCATAGGATCAACTAGCAAAATGGTGCTTACAGCTGCTGTAATGAAGCTGGTTGATGAGGAAAAGATTAATTTGGATCTGCCTGTTGTGAACTATTTACCTGATTTTAAAATGAAAGATCAGCGCTATACACAAATCACACCGCGCATGCTGTTGAATCATTCCTCCGGTCTGCTAGGCAGCACGGGCAGCAATGCTACATTGTACGGGGATAATGATACGTATTCACACGATACGTTTCTCGATCAATTAGCGAATCAAAACCTGAAGGCAGATCCGGGGGCATATTCGGTGTATAGTAACGACGGTTTTACGCTGGCCGAGATTATGGTTGAACGTGTCAGCGGCATGAGTTTTACGAATTTTATACACCACTATATTACGGAGCCTCTGGATATGAAGCATACCAAAACACCACAGGATGTGGTTGACCCGGCAGACATGGCGGGAATCTATTCTCTTTTGGTTGAAGGTCAGCTTCCACAAGAGAATTATAATATCATCGCTACGGGAGGCATCTATTCTACGGCTGAAGATCTGGTGAAATTTTCACAAATTTTCACGGGAGAGGTCGAAGGTATTCTTTCCAGTAAGTCGGTCGAAGCCATGGCGCAAGAAGAATACAAAAGAGGCATGTGGCCGGAGGAAAGCGATACGTCTATATCTTACGGGTTAGGGTGGGATAGTGTGAATCTGTTCCCATTCAGTGAATATGGCATCAAGGCCATTACGAAAGGTGGAGATACGATATCGTATCACTCCTCATTAATCGTACTGCCGGAATATAATCTGGCTGCAGCCGTTACCTCATCAGGTGGGACAAGTGCCAGAGATCAATTCATCGCGAGTGAATTATTACTCAGCGCACTTGAGGAAAAGGGCATCATTACAGAACGGAAGCCGGAAAAATCATTTGGCGTACCAGTGAAGGCGGATATGCCTAAAGAAGTACCCATGAATGCCGGCATATACGGCGCCAATAATTCGGTTAAGAAGATCGAAATGAATCATGCTGGACAACTGACTGTATCCTCACTCACAGCTCCGAGTAATCCGGCTCAAGAATATACCTATACAGTGGATGGTACTTTTGTTAACGATGCAGGTACAGAAAAGTTGAAATTCGTGACGGAGCAGAACGGAAGCACGTATCTGTGGTCTCGCTCTTATATATCCTTGCCAGGACTTGGACAGTTAGCTTTCTCAGAATACACAGCGGAGAAGCTGGAAGCGAATGAATTATCCCAGGCTATTATCGCCTCATGGGAAAAGCGCGAAGGTAAAAGATATTACGTGATCAATCAGAAATATACATCAACGGTCTATCTCCATTCATCACCAATTCTCTCTTTTCATATGAACGAAGAGAATCCAGGGTATATGTCCAATAGTAAGATTGTTGGAGCCAACAAAGCAGTCACCGAGCTGCAAATCCCTGGCATGGCTGGACGTGATACCAAGGAGATTTATTTCTCCGAAAAGAATGGAGTAGAGTACATTGAAGCCGTAGGAAGCGTATACGCCAGTGAGGAGCTTGTAAAACCACTCTATTCGGGCAAACAATCGGTAACTACGATTCAAGCAGACGGTTATGCGAAATGGTTTTCAATACCCGAAACGGTGAAAGGAAAAGTCATGACGGTGAAAATGCCCGCAAATGGCGCCTTTGCCGTATATGATCAAAAGGGTGTTTATATTAATCACACCGTCATCAGTGGTAAAAATGAGGTTGATTTACCTGAAAACGGCCGCATTGTATTTGCAGGTGACGTTGATTCCAAATTTGAAATTTCATTGAAATAG